The DNA window ATCAACACAAAATCTCAAATTAAATCTGCTTGAGGACCTCAGGAGAGCAGCCGACCCGCAAGGAGGACCCGCTTTAGGACTTCTTTGTATCCTGTGTGTTCCTCCTCTTCAGATCACCCAGGTCGACGGGTTTGAACGCTGCAAGGGAGACAGGGGAGACTTTGGGGGtagaagcagcacagcccccGCCCGGCACGCGCAACCCCCGGGCCGGCACAGCCGGCTGTCCCCCGCACCTTTCAGGCTGGGGTTCGGCATCTTCTCCACGTACTCCTCGACCAGGCCGCGCTCGGAGCCCATCTGGCTGCGCAGGTCGCGCTCCACGCACTGCCAGGCTGCGGGGACAGAGACAGCAACAGGGGCAGGGGCCGCTCGCCTCGGCCGCCcgagccccgcgccccccgcccaGCGGCCACCGCCCCGCTCACCCTCGTAGATGAAGCGCACGTTCTCCTCGTGGGCCGGCGTGAAGATCTCGCTGCCAGCGCCGGGGGAGCGCGGGCCGCCGCTCCGCTTTCCGTTGTACACCACCCGGGACACGGGGGAGCTGCAAGCGGAGCGCGGGGAGGAGCTGAGCCGGGCCCGGGGCCGCGCTgggcccggggccgggcggggctcACCTGGCCATGGCGGCAGCggcgctcggcggggccggaAGCGGCTCGGCGGGGCTCGGGAGGAAGGCGAGGCGCGAGGCCGGGATAGGCCGCGCGGCGCCCCCGCCCGTCGCCGGGCAACGCGCGCCCCTCACCCGGGCCCTCCCGCCTGCGCGAGCGGCACCGACGGAAGCGCCGCAGCGCGcaggcgcggccccgcccccggcgtTCGCAGCCCTTGGCGCAGGCGCTGTGCGCAGCGCCGGTTCCGCCCCCTCCcgcgcaggccccgcccccttccgcgcaggccccgccccccggcGCGGCGCTAACCGGAGGCGGTAACCGAGATGCTTTATTGGAAAAGTACAAAGTGATTCCCGATTCGCAGCACCGAGCGCCGCTGCCCGGGCCCAGCCCGGGCGCAGCCCCGGCCCTCGGGAAGGCACagccccccggcccggccccgagGCTCTCGGGGCCGCTTTTCGCCGTGCCCGGTCAGCGCAGCGCGGCGGCTCCGAAGAGCTGCACAAGGTCCTCGTATTCGGGGTCGATGAGGTCCGAGGGCTTCTCGCCGTCATCAGTGGTGGCCTCCAGGCTGGCCCCAAGGGACAGGAGGTACCTGCAGGACGCGGAGCTgagccccgggccgggccgggcccgcaCCTCCCTCACCGGGAGGGACAGGCCCCAGCGGCCCCGGGAGCGGCGCGGGGAGCGGAGCCGCCAAGGGCCGCACCGACCCTGCTCCCGCCGGTGCTGTGGGCTCTCGGCTCTGCCGCCCCTCGCAGCCCGTACCTCGCTATGTCAGCGTAGCCGTCGCTGCAGGCCATGTGCAGGGGCGTCCATCCGTTCTCGTCTCTCTGGTGGATGTCAGCGCCGTATTTCACCAGGAGCTTGACACAGTCCAGGTTTCCCGTCAGCACGGCTTCGTGGAGGGCTGCCATGCCTGAAGGGACAGCAGGTATTAGCCCTGGCCTAGGGAAGGGCTCTTCGTGCTGAACTCAcaagctgtgctctgctcagaaAAGGGGTGCAGGAGCTCTCCTTCTCAGGGAGAGTGCTGTGGGTGAAGAAACTAACACTGAGAaagccagaggagctgctgtgggttcATGGTACCCTTCTGCAGCATAAATTCCCTGTCTGGGATGGTGCAGCACCCATTGCCCCAGCTAggcaggacagagggagggaggaggaactGCCCCTTAAAGCGGCTGCTCTGAGTCCTGGACAGGACTCACACGGAGAAGAGTCTCTGCTGTCCTGCTTTGCATGATTTTCAGAAGCTTGTTACTAACAAAGAATCAGTATGGACAGAAAGAAGCCGGTGGTCATTTGAGCCTCTGTCTCCATGGCCTTGTGAGAGCAGAAGCTGAACCCAAGCACAAGAACTGGACAAGTCCGGGCTCTCCATCGGCCTGTACAGGTCAAGGCATTCTATAAAGAGTTGCTGGTGAGGCTGTGCAAAAAGAACACACAGTTTTCCCCATGAGTccccagaagagggagcagtGCCTGTGAGGAACAGGCACAGGAGCAAATGTAGATCCCCCAGTCTGGGGAGaaggcaggagctccagggTCCTGCCCAGAGCTCACAGACCGACCTGTGCTTGCCTCCACTCTTTGAGGTCCCACCACACTGTGGGTGTTTGATTGTGCCTTACAGGGACCCAGAGGCCACGCTGCCCCTTTCCACAGCTGTGCTGACTGTTGAAGGGAGATGTTGGTGCCCTGGCCTGGGGCTCTTGggccctgctgggcactgctcctTGCCAGGGAGGAGCCTGGCTTGCTCCAGTCCTGCTGAAGgtccctcacagccccaccaagctgtgccactgctctcccccagctctgccgACCATCAGCACTCACCAGAAGGGTAGATGGTGTCCAGTGTCACCTTCCTGGCTCGTATGAACCTGcccacctgctccaggtccCCCTGCTTGATGTGGTCCTGAAAGACCACGTCGTTGGGGAAGCGCACGGTGCGCTGGGCCCTGAGGCGCGGCGCGTAGCGGCCGTACCGCGGCACCAAGGGGCAATAGTCCCTCATGCTGAGCGGAGCCTTCAGGCACAGCGGCATGGGGGGCTGGCCAGCGCTCGGCCGGGCCCCTCACTGCGCTGCCGTCCTCTTCTGCCTGTCAGGGCCCTCCTTGCTGCAGATCTGTGCTGGCCCCACGCTGCTGCGCTCCGGCCGTGCCTCTGCCCGTGTCCGTGTCCCCTCGGCGCTGGGAAGTGGCAGCCACCgtgctgtgctctcctgcacTCCCCAGGTCACACGCAGCAGCTGCCACCTTGCTCTTGCAGCTCACCTAGGGGCCCTTGGCCCAGGACTGATCATTCTCTGGGAGCACCACGTTTTAAAGGCTCCTCTGGGCTATTTTGGGGACGTGCAGCTCATGCTATTTGCCATGATGCTTCGTAATCGAGCCGCCCAGGCTTGCAGCCTCCCA is part of the Catharus ustulatus isolate bCatUst1 chromosome 20, bCatUst1.pri.v2, whole genome shotgun sequence genome and encodes:
- the MCRIP1 gene encoding mapk-regulated corepressor-interacting protein 1 yields the protein MASSPVSRVVYNGKRSGGPRSPGAGSEIFTPAHEENVRFIYEAWQCVERDLRSQMGSERGLVEEYVEKMPNPSLKAFKPVDLGDLKRRNTQDTKKS
- the PPP1R27 gene encoding protein phosphatase 1 regulatory subunit 27 — its product is MPLCLKAPLSMRDYCPLVPRYGRYAPRLRAQRTVRFPNDVVFQDHIKQGDLEQVGRFIRARKVTLDTIYPSGMAALHEAVLTGNLDCVKLLVKYGADIHQRDENGWTPLHMACSDGYADIARYLLSLGASLEATTDDGEKPSDLIDPEYEDLVQLFGAAALR